In Camelina sativa cultivar DH55 unplaced genomic scaffold, Cs unpScaffold08241, whole genome shotgun sequence, one DNA window encodes the following:
- the LOC104775061 gene encoding CLAVATA3/ESR (CLE)-related protein 25-like: MGGNGIRASVGAVVYLGMIVFLLVSILANSASSVPSTEKVKTLRF; this comes from the coding sequence ATGGGTGGAAATGGCATTAGAGCTTCGGTTGGAGCTGTTGTGTATTTGGGTATGATTGTGTTTCTTCTTGTCAGTATCTTAGCAAACTCTGCATCAAGTGTTCCATCAACAGAAAAGGTCAAGACTCTGCGGTTTA